In Phaseolus vulgaris cultivar G19833 chromosome 10, P. vulgaris v2.0, whole genome shotgun sequence, a single genomic region encodes these proteins:
- the LOC137816080 gene encoding uncharacterized protein has product MDEFFRISQCKSAKEMWEVLEVTHEGTEDVRRSRKHALIQEYELFRMQSEESIADVQKSRDLSKLGTAALFGKLMKKELELKRLKEQETTERKPKGLALKATELDEIKEEKEDAEDDDTISLLTKRFSKFMRKKSRNRNQQKRSKKFERNKGRRAYISWEENDVFSTSSSSTENEESNLCFMMKDEESISDSVSDFSVDSDNYDQLLAAFKETHDEANRLAIGSKKNQCYLDSGCSKHMTGDLAKFTSLKLKAEGHKLAKILQNENGCCKKSIRSDHGGDFQNAKIERFCEKHGIAHTFSAHRTPQQNGVVER; this is encoded by the exons atggatgagttcttcaggatatcccaatgtaagtcagctaaggagatgtgggaagtcttagaagtcactcatgagggCACTGAAGATGTGAGGAGGTCAAGAaaacatgctctcatccaagaatatgaactgttcagaatgcaatccgaggagagcattgctgatgtgcagaaaag tcgtgatctgtcaaagctgggaactgctgcactgtttggaaagctaatGAAGAAGGAGCTAGAGctcaaaagactcaaagagcaggaaacaacagagagaaaacccaaaggtcttgcactgaaagctACTGAactggatgagatcaaggaggaaaaagaagatgctgaagatgatgacacaatcagccttctcacaaaaagattcagcaaattcatgaggaagaaaagcagaaATAgaaaccagcagaaaagaag caagaaatttgaaaggaacaagggaagaagagcttacatctcatgggaggaaaatgatgTGTTttcaaccagcagctcttcaactgaGAATGAGGAAAGCAAtctgtgcttcatgatgaaagatgaggagtcaatctcagattcagtaagtgatttttctGTGGATTCagataactatgatcaattgcttgctgctttcaaggaaactcatgatgaagcaaataggctagct attggcagcaagaaaaatcagtgttacttggacagtggctgttccaagcatatgactggagatcttgcAAAGTTtactagcttgaagctcaaagcagaaggacat aaattagcaaagattctacaaaatgaaaatggttgctgcaaaaaatcaattcgaagtgatcatgggggagattTTCAGAATGCTAAgattgagaggttctgtgagaagcatgggatagcacATACCTTTTCTGCCcataggacaccccaacaaaatggtgtagttgaaaggtaa